A DNA window from Coffea arabica cultivar ET-39 chromosome 6c, Coffea Arabica ET-39 HiFi, whole genome shotgun sequence contains the following coding sequences:
- the LOC140003660 gene encoding protein ZINC INDUCED FACILITATOR 1-like isoform X3, with product MAENSQLLLEKGAGKQSNYYENCPGCAIERLKCSNVGIPLKHLFFIGTVTLSAALPITSLFPFLYFMIGDFHIAKTEEDIGYYAGYVGSSFMFGRALTSLLWGLVADRYGRKPVILIGTVAVVIFNTLFGLSSNFWMAVSMRFLLGSLSGVLGPMRAYASEICRKEYQALGMSVISTSWGVGLVIGPAIGGYLAEPANKYPEIFSKQSVFGRFPYLLPCLLISLFAVVVSVVCCWLPETLHIHCQNKEYAAYNGVEAAAYDSTLQERDGNSGDSLPTSQSSLLKNWPLMSSIITYCVFQLHDMAYSEIFSLWAISPRNSGGLSYTTSEVGETLSITGLGLLLFQLFLYPVVERILGTIMVSRIGAVLSVPLLSTYPYIAMLSGFWLSVVLDSASVLKNVFSVSITTGLFLLQNRAVSQEQRGAANGISMSAMSLSKAIGPAAGGSL from the exons ATGGCGGAAAATTCTCAACTGTTGCTGGAAAAAGGAGCAGGAAAGCAGTCGAATTACTATGAAAATTGTCCAGGTTGCGCAATTGAACGCCTCAAATGCTCCAATGTCGGCATCCCTTTAAAGCACCTTTTCTTCATCGGCACTGTCACCCTCAGTGCGG CTTTGCCAATAACATCCCTCTTTCCTTTCCTATATTTTATG ATCGGGGATTTTCATATTGCAAAAACAGAGGAAGATATTGGTTATTATGCTGGATATGTGG GATCTTCATTCATGTTTGGGAGAGCTTTAACATCTCTTTTATGGGGATTAGTAGCAGATCGGTATGGCCGAAAGCCAGTTATACTGATTGGCACTGTTGCAGT GGTCATATTCAACACACTCTTTGGTCTTAGTTCGAATTTTTGGATGGCAGTTTCAATGAGGTTTCTTCTTGGAAGTTTGTCTGGAGTACTAGGACCAATGAGG GCGTATGCTTCAGAAATTTGTCGTAAAGAATATCAAGCACTGGGGATGTCAGTT ATAAGCACATCGTGGGGAGTAGGCTTGGTGATTGGACCAGCTATAGGTGGTTATCTCGCTGAG CCAGCTAATAAATATCCCGAAATTTTCTCTAAACAATCAGTATTTGGGAG GTTTCCATATCTTCTGCCCTGTCTCCTAATATCATTGTTTGCAGTAGTTGTATCAGTCGTATGTTGCTGGCTTCCA GAAACCCTGCACATCCATTGCCAAAACAAAGAATATGCTGCATATAATGGTGTGGAGGCTGCTGCATATGATTCTACATTGCAAGAGAGAGATGGAAATTCTGGAGACAGTCTTCCTACTTCTCAGAGTAGTCTTCTAAAAAATTGGCCTTTAATGTCGTCTATTATAACGTATTGCGTTTTCCAACTTCATGACATGGCCTATTCAGAG ATATTCTCTTTATGGGCTATTAGTCCTAGGAATTCTGGAGGATTGAGCTACACAACTTCTGAGGTTGGTGAAACTCTTTCTATCACAG GACTTGGTTTACTACTATTTCAACTATTCTTGTACCCAGTAGTTGAGAGGATTCTTGGGACAATCATGGTTTCACGCATTGGAGCA GTTCTATCTGTACCTCTGCTATCAACTTACCCATACATAGCCATGTTATCTGGTTTTTGGCTCTCAGTGGTTCTTGATAGTGCCTCAGTATTGAAGAACGTGTTCTCT GTGTCAATTACGACAGGGTTATTTCTTCTGCAAAACAGAGCTGTG TCCCAAGAACAAAGAGGAGCTGCTAATGGAATTTCGATGTCTGCAATGTCTCTTTCTAAAGCAATTGGTCCAGCAGCTGGGGGTTCTTT GTAA
- the LOC140003660 gene encoding protein ZINC INDUCED FACILITATOR-LIKE 1-like isoform X1 produces the protein MAENSQLLLEKGAGKQSNYYENCPGCAIERLKCSNVGIPLKHLFFIGTVTLSAALPITSLFPFLYFMIGDFHIAKTEEDIGYYAGYVGSSFMFGRALTSLLWGLVADRYGRKPVILIGTVAVVIFNTLFGLSSNFWMAVSMRFLLGSLSGVLGPMRAYASEICRKEYQALGMSVISTSWGVGLVIGPAIGGYLAEPANKYPEIFSKQSVFGRFPYLLPCLLISLFAVVVSVVCCWLPETLHIHCQNKEYAAYNGVEAAAYDSTLQERDGNSGDSLPTSQSSLLKNWPLMSSIITYCVFQLHDMAYSEIFSLWAISPRNSGGLSYTTSEVGETLSITGLGLLLFQLFLYPVVERILGTIMVSRIGAVLSVPLLSTYPYIAMLSGFWLSVVLDSASVLKNVFSVSITTGLFLLQNRAVSQEQRGAANGISMSAMSLSKAIGPAAGGSLFSWAQKRQGASVLPGDQMVFFILNVIEVIGLLMTFKPFLVLPEDNVSNRKHETSEESR, from the exons ATGGCGGAAAATTCTCAACTGTTGCTGGAAAAAGGAGCAGGAAAGCAGTCGAATTACTATGAAAATTGTCCAGGTTGCGCAATTGAACGCCTCAAATGCTCCAATGTCGGCATCCCTTTAAAGCACCTTTTCTTCATCGGCACTGTCACCCTCAGTGCGG CTTTGCCAATAACATCCCTCTTTCCTTTCCTATATTTTATG ATCGGGGATTTTCATATTGCAAAAACAGAGGAAGATATTGGTTATTATGCTGGATATGTGG GATCTTCATTCATGTTTGGGAGAGCTTTAACATCTCTTTTATGGGGATTAGTAGCAGATCGGTATGGCCGAAAGCCAGTTATACTGATTGGCACTGTTGCAGT GGTCATATTCAACACACTCTTTGGTCTTAGTTCGAATTTTTGGATGGCAGTTTCAATGAGGTTTCTTCTTGGAAGTTTGTCTGGAGTACTAGGACCAATGAGG GCGTATGCTTCAGAAATTTGTCGTAAAGAATATCAAGCACTGGGGATGTCAGTT ATAAGCACATCGTGGGGAGTAGGCTTGGTGATTGGACCAGCTATAGGTGGTTATCTCGCTGAG CCAGCTAATAAATATCCCGAAATTTTCTCTAAACAATCAGTATTTGGGAG GTTTCCATATCTTCTGCCCTGTCTCCTAATATCATTGTTTGCAGTAGTTGTATCAGTCGTATGTTGCTGGCTTCCA GAAACCCTGCACATCCATTGCCAAAACAAAGAATATGCTGCATATAATGGTGTGGAGGCTGCTGCATATGATTCTACATTGCAAGAGAGAGATGGAAATTCTGGAGACAGTCTTCCTACTTCTCAGAGTAGTCTTCTAAAAAATTGGCCTTTAATGTCGTCTATTATAACGTATTGCGTTTTCCAACTTCATGACATGGCCTATTCAGAG ATATTCTCTTTATGGGCTATTAGTCCTAGGAATTCTGGAGGATTGAGCTACACAACTTCTGAGGTTGGTGAAACTCTTTCTATCACAG GACTTGGTTTACTACTATTTCAACTATTCTTGTACCCAGTAGTTGAGAGGATTCTTGGGACAATCATGGTTTCACGCATTGGAGCA GTTCTATCTGTACCTCTGCTATCAACTTACCCATACATAGCCATGTTATCTGGTTTTTGGCTCTCAGTGGTTCTTGATAGTGCCTCAGTATTGAAGAACGTGTTCTCT GTGTCAATTACGACAGGGTTATTTCTTCTGCAAAACAGAGCTGTG TCCCAAGAACAAAGAGGAGCTGCTAATGGAATTTCGATGTCTGCAATGTCTCTTTCTAAAGCAATTGGTCCAGCAGCTGGGGGTTCTTT ATTTTCTTGGGCGCAAAAGCGTCAGGGTGCTTCAGTTTTGCCAG GTGATCAGATGGTTTTCTTCATCCTCAATGTGATTGAGGTCATTGGTTTGCTAATGACATTCAAACCATTCCTAGTGCTTCCTGAAGATAATGTTTCCAACAGAAAACATGAAACTTCAGAAGAGAGCAGATAG
- the LOC140003660 gene encoding protein ZINC INDUCED FACILITATOR 1-like isoform X2 has protein sequence MAENSQLLLEKGAGKQSNYYENCPGCAIERLKCSNVGIPLKHLFFIGTVTLSAALPITSLFPFLYFMIGDFHIAKTEEDIGYYAGYVGSSFMFGRALTSLLWGLVADRYGRKPVILIGTVAVVIFNTLFGLSSNFWMAVSMRFLLGSLSGVLGPMRAYASEICRKEYQALGMSVISTSWGVGLVIGPAIGGYLAEPANKYPEIFSKQSVFGRFPYLLPCLLISLFAVVVSVVCCWLPETLHIHCQNKEYAAYNGVEAAAYDSTLQERDGNSGDSLPTSQSSLLKNWPLMSSIITYCVFQLHDMAYSEIFSLWAISPRNSGGLSYTTSEVGETLSITGLGLLLFQLFLYPVVERILGTIMVSRIGAVLSVPLLSTYPYIAMLSGFWLSVVLDSASVLKNVFSVSITTGLFLLQNRAVSQEQRGAANGISMSAMSLSKAIGPAAGGSLESLKIL, from the exons ATGGCGGAAAATTCTCAACTGTTGCTGGAAAAAGGAGCAGGAAAGCAGTCGAATTACTATGAAAATTGTCCAGGTTGCGCAATTGAACGCCTCAAATGCTCCAATGTCGGCATCCCTTTAAAGCACCTTTTCTTCATCGGCACTGTCACCCTCAGTGCGG CTTTGCCAATAACATCCCTCTTTCCTTTCCTATATTTTATG ATCGGGGATTTTCATATTGCAAAAACAGAGGAAGATATTGGTTATTATGCTGGATATGTGG GATCTTCATTCATGTTTGGGAGAGCTTTAACATCTCTTTTATGGGGATTAGTAGCAGATCGGTATGGCCGAAAGCCAGTTATACTGATTGGCACTGTTGCAGT GGTCATATTCAACACACTCTTTGGTCTTAGTTCGAATTTTTGGATGGCAGTTTCAATGAGGTTTCTTCTTGGAAGTTTGTCTGGAGTACTAGGACCAATGAGG GCGTATGCTTCAGAAATTTGTCGTAAAGAATATCAAGCACTGGGGATGTCAGTT ATAAGCACATCGTGGGGAGTAGGCTTGGTGATTGGACCAGCTATAGGTGGTTATCTCGCTGAG CCAGCTAATAAATATCCCGAAATTTTCTCTAAACAATCAGTATTTGGGAG GTTTCCATATCTTCTGCCCTGTCTCCTAATATCATTGTTTGCAGTAGTTGTATCAGTCGTATGTTGCTGGCTTCCA GAAACCCTGCACATCCATTGCCAAAACAAAGAATATGCTGCATATAATGGTGTGGAGGCTGCTGCATATGATTCTACATTGCAAGAGAGAGATGGAAATTCTGGAGACAGTCTTCCTACTTCTCAGAGTAGTCTTCTAAAAAATTGGCCTTTAATGTCGTCTATTATAACGTATTGCGTTTTCCAACTTCATGACATGGCCTATTCAGAG ATATTCTCTTTATGGGCTATTAGTCCTAGGAATTCTGGAGGATTGAGCTACACAACTTCTGAGGTTGGTGAAACTCTTTCTATCACAG GACTTGGTTTACTACTATTTCAACTATTCTTGTACCCAGTAGTTGAGAGGATTCTTGGGACAATCATGGTTTCACGCATTGGAGCA GTTCTATCTGTACCTCTGCTATCAACTTACCCATACATAGCCATGTTATCTGGTTTTTGGCTCTCAGTGGTTCTTGATAGTGCCTCAGTATTGAAGAACGTGTTCTCT GTGTCAATTACGACAGGGTTATTTCTTCTGCAAAACAGAGCTGTG TCCCAAGAACAAAGAGGAGCTGCTAATGGAATTTCGATGTCTGCAATGTCTCTTTCTAAAGCAATTGGTCCAGCAGCTGGGGGTTCTTT AGAATCCCTAAAAATACTGTGA
- the LOC140003660 gene encoding protein ZINC INDUCED FACILITATOR 1-like isoform X4, which produces MAENSQLLLEKGAGKQSNYYENCPGCAIERLKCSNVGIPLKHLFFIGTVTLSAALPITSLFPFLYFMIGDFHIAKTEEDIGYYAGYVGSSFMFGRALTSLLWGLVADRYGRKPVILIGTVAVVIFNTLFGLSSNFWMAVSMRFLLGSLSGVLGPMRAYASEICRKEYQALGMSVISTSWGVGLVIGPAIGGYLAEPANKYPEIFSKQSVFGRFPYLLPCLLISLFAVVVSVVCCWLPETLHIHCQNKEYAAYNGVEAAAYDSTLQERDGNSGDSLPTSQSSLLKNWPLMSSIITYCVFQLHDMAYSEIFSLWAISPRNSGGLSYTTSEVGETLSITGLGLLLFQLFLYPVVERILGTIMVSRIGAVLSVPLLSTYPYIAMLSGFWLSVVLDSASVLKNVFSVSITTGLFLLQNRAVSQEQRGAANGISMSAMSLSKAIGPAAGGSL; this is translated from the exons ATGGCGGAAAATTCTCAACTGTTGCTGGAAAAAGGAGCAGGAAAGCAGTCGAATTACTATGAAAATTGTCCAGGTTGCGCAATTGAACGCCTCAAATGCTCCAATGTCGGCATCCCTTTAAAGCACCTTTTCTTCATCGGCACTGTCACCCTCAGTGCGG CTTTGCCAATAACATCCCTCTTTCCTTTCCTATATTTTATG ATCGGGGATTTTCATATTGCAAAAACAGAGGAAGATATTGGTTATTATGCTGGATATGTGG GATCTTCATTCATGTTTGGGAGAGCTTTAACATCTCTTTTATGGGGATTAGTAGCAGATCGGTATGGCCGAAAGCCAGTTATACTGATTGGCACTGTTGCAGT GGTCATATTCAACACACTCTTTGGTCTTAGTTCGAATTTTTGGATGGCAGTTTCAATGAGGTTTCTTCTTGGAAGTTTGTCTGGAGTACTAGGACCAATGAGG GCGTATGCTTCAGAAATTTGTCGTAAAGAATATCAAGCACTGGGGATGTCAGTT ATAAGCACATCGTGGGGAGTAGGCTTGGTGATTGGACCAGCTATAGGTGGTTATCTCGCTGAG CCAGCTAATAAATATCCCGAAATTTTCTCTAAACAATCAGTATTTGGGAG GTTTCCATATCTTCTGCCCTGTCTCCTAATATCATTGTTTGCAGTAGTTGTATCAGTCGTATGTTGCTGGCTTCCA GAAACCCTGCACATCCATTGCCAAAACAAAGAATATGCTGCATATAATGGTGTGGAGGCTGCTGCATATGATTCTACATTGCAAGAGAGAGATGGAAATTCTGGAGACAGTCTTCCTACTTCTCAGAGTAGTCTTCTAAAAAATTGGCCTTTAATGTCGTCTATTATAACGTATTGCGTTTTCCAACTTCATGACATGGCCTATTCAGAG ATATTCTCTTTATGGGCTATTAGTCCTAGGAATTCTGGAGGATTGAGCTACACAACTTCTGAGGTTGGTGAAACTCTTTCTATCACAG GACTTGGTTTACTACTATTTCAACTATTCTTGTACCCAGTAGTTGAGAGGATTCTTGGGACAATCATGGTTTCACGCATTGGAGCA GTTCTATCTGTACCTCTGCTATCAACTTACCCATACATAGCCATGTTATCTGGTTTTTGGCTCTCAGTGGTTCTTGATAGTGCCTCAGTATTGAAGAACGTGTTCTCT GTGTCAATTACGACAGGGTTATTTCTTCTGCAAAACAGAGCTGTG TCCCAAGAACAAAGAGGAGCTGCTAATGGAATTTCGATGTCTGCAATGTCTCTTTCTAAAGCAATTGGTCCAGCAGCTGGGGGTTCTTT GTGA